Proteins encoded within one genomic window of Alteribacter populi:
- a CDS encoding NupC/NupG family nucleoside CNT transporter, whose amino-acid sequence MSILWGMFGCSLIILISILLSEDRKRINVRTVMIGFLLQIIFGIIVLRWDVGLQIIQYLSLGITNLINYGHEGLSFVFGPLADRDGSVAVFAVNVLGMIIFLTVLIALLYYFGIMQFVVRIIGGFISKVMQTSYAESVAAAANIFIGNTQAPLVVKPYIANMSRSQIFSVMVGGLASVSGAVLMGLAAMGIPIEYLLSAAVMSAPAGLMIAKFVIPETDKIDYEEWKQSDDSMSVNKEDTNIIDVIFVNSKEGLHYAINVGLMLIMFIGLIALLNGIMGFAGSLVGLENLSLELILGYIFAPIAFVIGIPWSEVVLAGNLLAQKFLLNEFVAFATFSSSLENFSDRSIAILTFALSGFANFGAAGSIVGMLSRMVPHRKNEVQKLAIKALIAATLANLLNGAIVMMLL is encoded by the coding sequence ATGAGTATTTTATGGGGGATGTTTGGCTGTAGTCTAATTATACTTATTTCTATTTTACTATCAGAGGATAGGAAACGTATTAATGTTCGTACCGTGATGATTGGATTTCTTCTGCAAATAATATTTGGAATTATCGTACTAAGATGGGATGTCGGACTGCAAATTATCCAGTATTTATCTTTAGGTATAACTAATTTAATAAATTACGGACATGAAGGATTGTCATTTGTATTTGGCCCGTTAGCGGATCGGGATGGATCAGTTGCTGTTTTTGCTGTAAATGTGCTAGGTATGATTATTTTTTTAACTGTGCTCATTGCTTTGTTATATTACTTTGGAATCATGCAGTTTGTTGTAAGAATTATTGGAGGGTTTATTTCAAAAGTAATGCAGACATCATACGCTGAGTCGGTAGCTGCTGCTGCAAATATATTTATTGGTAATACTCAAGCTCCCTTAGTTGTAAAGCCATATATAGCTAACATGTCAAGGTCGCAAATATTTTCTGTAATGGTAGGTGGTCTCGCTTCTGTGTCGGGGGCAGTGTTAATGGGACTTGCAGCAATGGGGATTCCTATTGAATATCTTCTCTCTGCAGCAGTAATGTCTGCTCCCGCTGGTTTAATGATAGCGAAGTTTGTTATTCCTGAAACTGACAAGATCGATTACGAAGAGTGGAAACAATCAGATGATTCAATGAGTGTAAACAAAGAAGACACCAATATTATTGATGTTATTTTTGTGAATTCGAAAGAAGGTTTACATTATGCGATCAATGTTGGATTAATGTTAATCATGTTTATTGGATTAATAGCACTGCTTAACGGGATCATGGGCTTTGCCGGGTCATTAGTGGGGTTAGAGAATCTATCATTAGAATTAATCTTAGGTTATATATTTGCTCCAATTGCCTTTGTGATTGGTATACCATGGAGTGAAGTTGTTTTGGCTGGGAATCTGCTTGCTCAGAAGTTTTTGTTAAATGAGTTTGTCGCATTTGCTACATTTTCTTCAAGTCTAGAAAATTTTTCTGATCGATCAATTGCTATTTTAACATTTGCATTAAGTGGATTTGCAAACTTCGGTGCAGCAGGAAGCATTGTAGGTATGCTATCCAGAATGGTTCCTCATCGAAAAAATGAAGTTCAGAAATTAGCTATAAAGGCTCTTATTGCTGCGACGCTAGCTAACCTTTTAAACGGCGCAATTGTTATGATGTTATTGTGA
- a CDS encoding VanZ family protein, producing the protein MNAVAMYLYKKKDKSLIFLCFFAVFYIYLVNVIKYTQFPLLLSSAYIPEHYIPDYINLISFNHFGLQIMILNIIMTTPFGFGLPFIKTVNWKKVITGVFLLSLILELTQLTFHFLLPFHDRLVDVNDIIANVLGGIIGFLLFKGFIKFYSNILLKDKLEANPILTYIHQVALNHKN; encoded by the coding sequence GTGAATGCTGTAGCGATGTATCTTTACAAGAAGAAGGATAAGTCACTTATATTCCTATGTTTTTTCGCAGTGTTTTATATTTATCTAGTTAATGTAATTAAGTACACCCAGTTTCCTTTACTACTTAGTAGTGCATACATACCAGAACATTATATCCCTGACTATATAAATCTTATATCGTTTAATCATTTTGGTCTTCAGATTATGATATTGAATATTATTATGACTACTCCTTTTGGTTTTGGTTTGCCATTTATTAAAACCGTTAACTGGAAAAAGGTTATTACAGGTGTTTTTTTACTATCTCTTATATTAGAGCTAACTCAATTAACCTTTCATTTTCTTCTTCCTTTTCATGACCGATTAGTCGATGTTAATGATATTATTGCGAATGTGTTAGGTGGTATTATAGGTTTCCTATTATTTAAAGGGTTTATTAAGTTTTATAGCAATATTTTATTAAAAGACAAATTGGAAGCGAATCCTATTTTAACATATATCCATCAAGTAGCTCTAAATCATAAGAATTAA
- a CDS encoding purine-nucleoside phosphorylase yields MHKIDEIMSASDYIKSLIGYEPEVGMILGSGLGDLADDIEDAVIIPYEEIPFFSKSEAEGHSNELVIGKLEGKNVVAMKGRYHYYEGYSLDEVTFPVRVMKALGINKLIITNACGAVNTDFNPGDLMLITDHLNLVGTNPLIGRNNAELGPRFPDVSKVYDREMRSLALKIAKEEGITLQQGVYGWWSGPVYETPAEIRMIRILGGDAIGMSTVPEATVAVHSGLRVLGISCLTNMACGILDQPLSHDEVIEVAGKVRSKFIKLIKSILTEF; encoded by the coding sequence ATGCATAAAATTGATGAAATTATGAGTGCTAGTGATTACATTAAAAGTCTAATTGGCTATGAACCTGAAGTTGGAATGATTTTAGGTTCTGGTTTAGGAGACCTTGCAGATGATATTGAAGATGCAGTTATTATTCCATATGAAGAGATTCCTTTCTTCTCAAAATCGGAAGCTGAAGGTCATTCGAATGAGTTGGTAATAGGAAAACTAGAAGGGAAAAATGTAGTAGCGATGAAAGGTCGTTATCATTATTACGAAGGCTACTCTCTAGACGAAGTAACCTTCCCAGTTCGCGTAATGAAAGCATTAGGAATAAATAAACTTATTATTACAAATGCATGTGGTGCTGTGAATACTGACTTTAACCCTGGAGACCTCATGCTGATTACTGATCATCTTAATCTAGTTGGTACAAACCCTTTAATAGGAAGAAATAATGCTGAATTAGGCCCACGCTTTCCTGATGTCTCGAAGGTATACGATAGAGAAATGAGAAGCCTCGCCTTAAAAATCGCTAAAGAAGAGGGGATAACATTGCAACAAGGTGTGTATGGGTGGTGGAGTGGTCCAGTCTATGAAACTCCAGCAGAAATTCGTATGATTCGGATATTAGGTGGGGATGCGATTGGAATGTCGACAGTACCTGAAGCAACTGTAGCTGTTCATTCTGGTCTAAGGGTATTAGGGATTTCCTGTTTAACAAACATGGCTTGTGGAATTTTAGATCAACCTTTAAGCCACGATGAAGTAATAGAAGTCGCTGGTAAGGTAAGGAGCAAGTTTATAAAGTTAATTAAGAGTATCTTAACAGAGTTTTAA
- a CDS encoding PTS sugar transporter subunit IIB, with translation MMKILVVCGNGLGSSFIVEMNVKKALKELCIEAEVSHTDLATSKTEPADYYIGSIDITDNLDDGTRKIIPLVNLLNQQELKEALQKHIVEER, from the coding sequence ATAATGAAAATTTTAGTTGTATGTGGAAATGGGTTAGGAAGTAGTTTTATCGTTGAAATGAATGTAAAGAAAGCACTTAAAGAATTATGCATTGAGGCAGAAGTTTCTCATACAGACCTGGCAACATCAAAAACGGAACCAGCAGATTACTACATTGGCTCCATAGATATCACTGATAATCTAGATGATGGCACTAGAAAGATCATCCCACTCGTCAATTTATTAAATCAACAAGAATTAAAAGAGGCCTTACAAAAACATATTGTCGAGGAGAGATAA
- a CDS encoding BglG family transcription antiterminator: protein MSLDQRSSQLLHLLIETKSPISIRELGESLRVSRRTIYYNLEKINDWLKEQKLEEVQSVKSLGVFVTEDSRARIPNLIRLNSTIDYYFTAAEREKLILIALLTNTDSLYLQEFMDMTKVSRNSCLADIKAVKRTCKRYQLEVLFQRSKGYFMTGSEYQIRKLFIDTFNYPASSELSNEMKASWSHFDPHLLDMVKQCDRLVSRLQKEFELQLTSEAISELSWHLAFFIHRVRLGFVISLNPDEREALNASPAYKGALVIADQLSKQFNLTIPEHEVCYFTIFLLSLRNQSEKQLDKIGGLHTVVRKMVIDFQRYSCIEFDNYQAVEQNLLIHIRPAYYRLKYGIQLKNPLTTSVKEKYGEVFQLTKKVVHHLESFFGTIVNEDELAYIAMHFGGWMRKEGNTPVSRKTAVIVCSSGVGTSQILKSQLESLFSTLDFEVVTSIEKIRSDAEIVFTTVSIPDQHLPTFHVNAILSDLEKERLLTYVNRTLNQSFVTSQNEQTNQILKSIGKHATVHNQKQLLTEIENILSDNHLHIREPYKPMLNEIIDGSSIQLANKVDSWQSAVELAAAPLLEKDLITKDYIDAMITNINELGPYVIIAPHVAIPHARPEDGVNKLAMGLLKLHQPIAFSKEVRHQASLIFILAATDNETHLKALSQLSSMLSDEENIDTLINARTIEDLQSLIDKYSE, encoded by the coding sequence ATGTCATTAGATCAACGAAGTTCTCAATTACTCCACTTGCTAATTGAAACTAAATCCCCCATCTCCATTAGGGAGTTAGGTGAAAGTTTACGAGTCTCAAGACGAACGATTTATTACAACCTTGAAAAAATAAACGATTGGTTAAAAGAGCAAAAGTTAGAAGAAGTTCAAAGCGTTAAGTCTTTAGGAGTCTTTGTGACAGAGGATTCAAGAGCTCGCATTCCTAATCTCATTCGATTAAACAGTACGATAGACTATTATTTCACAGCAGCTGAACGTGAAAAATTGATCTTAATCGCTTTGCTTACCAATACAGACTCTCTGTATCTACAAGAATTTATGGATATGACCAAAGTGAGTCGCAACTCTTGTTTAGCTGATATAAAAGCTGTTAAGAGAACATGTAAGAGGTATCAGTTGGAAGTTCTGTTCCAACGAAGTAAAGGATATTTCATGACTGGATCTGAGTATCAAATCCGTAAGTTGTTTATAGATACGTTTAATTACCCTGCGTCTAGTGAATTATCGAATGAAATGAAAGCATCCTGGTCACACTTTGATCCTCATTTGCTTGATATGGTAAAGCAATGTGACAGGTTAGTAAGTAGACTTCAAAAAGAATTTGAGTTGCAGCTCACTTCTGAAGCTATCTCTGAACTTTCATGGCATCTTGCTTTCTTCATCCACCGAGTACGGTTAGGTTTCGTCATTTCACTAAATCCTGATGAAAGAGAAGCTTTAAACGCGAGTCCGGCTTATAAAGGTGCCTTAGTAATAGCTGATCAATTAAGTAAGCAATTCAACCTAACGATTCCAGAACATGAGGTCTGTTACTTCACTATCTTTCTATTAAGTTTAAGAAATCAATCTGAAAAACAGTTAGATAAGATAGGCGGCCTGCATACTGTCGTCCGAAAGATGGTGATCGACTTTCAACGATATTCATGTATCGAATTCGATAACTATCAAGCGGTTGAACAAAACTTACTTATTCACATTCGTCCCGCCTACTATCGATTGAAGTACGGTATCCAACTCAAGAATCCCTTAACGACCTCGGTTAAAGAAAAATATGGTGAAGTCTTTCAACTTACGAAAAAAGTTGTACATCATTTAGAGAGCTTTTTCGGAACCATCGTTAATGAGGATGAACTTGCTTATATTGCCATGCATTTCGGTGGCTGGATGAGAAAAGAAGGTAATACACCAGTGTCTAGAAAAACTGCCGTGATCGTTTGTTCAAGCGGTGTTGGAACATCTCAGATCCTTAAGAGTCAGCTAGAATCATTATTTTCTACTCTCGATTTTGAAGTTGTCACTTCGATTGAAAAAATAAGAAGCGATGCAGAAATTGTATTCACTACTGTATCTATTCCAGATCAACATTTACCAACATTTCATGTAAATGCAATTTTAAGTGATTTGGAAAAAGAGCGACTATTAACGTATGTGAATCGAACATTAAATCAATCATTTGTTACTTCACAAAATGAACAAACCAATCAAATACTAAAATCAATTGGGAAACATGCGACCGTTCACAATCAAAAGCAATTGCTTACAGAAATTGAAAATATCCTTTCCGATAACCATCTACACATAAGGGAGCCTTACAAACCTATGCTAAACGAAATTATTGATGGATCATCTATTCAATTAGCAAACAAAGTTGATAGTTGGCAAAGTGCGGTTGAATTAGCTGCAGCGCCATTACTAGAAAAAGATTTGATCACAAAAGACTACATTGATGCGATGATCACGAATATTAACGAATTAGGTCCATATGTGATTATTGCACCACATGTAGCCATTCCACATGCTAGACCTGAAGATGGAGTAAACAAATTAGCCATGGGCTTATTGAAATTACATCAGCCTATTGCTTTTTCAAAAGAAGTAAGACATCAAGCTTCATTAATTTTTATTTTAGCTGCAACCGATAACGAAACACATTTAAAAGCATTATCACAACTATCTTCTATGCTATCTGATGAAGAAAACATCGATACGTTAATCAACGCAAGAACAATAGAAGATCTTCAAAGTTTAATAGATAAATATTCTGAATAA
- a CDS encoding TetR/AcrR family transcriptional regulator: protein MKKNSREEMIKTTALLLQTKGYFGTGLNDIIKESGAPKGSIYYHFPNGKEQLALEAIEWTKKNVTKFIKDKLTQYEDPVEAIQEYILDSAERFEKENYFQGVPITAIVLETSSTSEMLRDACRNVFEAWHKVIADKLLINGFEKEVAFELAMTVNVMIQGALVICLTRKDASALRVIADKIPTLINQR, encoded by the coding sequence ATGAAAAAGAACTCTCGTGAGGAAATGATTAAAACTACCGCTTTGTTACTTCAGACGAAAGGTTATTTTGGTACGGGTTTAAATGATATTATTAAAGAAAGTGGAGCACCAAAAGGTTCAATCTACTATCATTTTCCTAATGGTAAAGAGCAATTAGCTTTGGAAGCAATTGAATGGACTAAAAAGAATGTAACAAAGTTTATTAAAGACAAGTTGACTCAATATGAAGACCCAGTAGAAGCAATACAAGAATACATATTAGATAGTGCAGAAAGATTCGAAAAAGAAAATTATTTTCAAGGAGTCCCTATTACTGCTATTGTTCTTGAAACGTCTTCTACGAGTGAGATGCTTAGGGATGCATGTAGAAACGTGTTCGAAGCATGGCATAAAGTGATTGCTGACAAGCTTTTAATAAATGGTTTTGAAAAAGAAGTAGCTTTTGAACTGGCTATGACTGTGAATGTAATGATCCAAGGGGCGTTGGTTATTTGTTTAACGCGAAAAGACGCTAGCGCATTAAGAGTAATTGCCGATAAGATTCCAACATTAATCAATCAAAGATAA
- a CDS encoding U32 family peptidase — protein sequence MTTSGQSIALRHEGVDQLVYAMEDLKRGAELGLRGALVADEGLLLLTKEMKRHKILPDDFVVKVSVQVSAANPVSAKMLEDMGADIINVPTSLTLPKLVSIRQAIDIPMDIYIEVPDNYGGFLRYYEIPEIIRVLSPVYIKFGLKNHPDVYPSGKHLNDININLCKERVYLALIGMQMIHRYYPDAKMSNVGVDDLGVPLVQPKFNIK from the coding sequence TTGACTACCTCGGGGCAATCGATTGCTTTAAGACACGAAGGAGTAGATCAATTAGTTTACGCTATGGAAGATTTGAAACGCGGAGCTGAATTGGGTTTGAGAGGGGCTTTAGTTGCAGATGAAGGCCTATTACTTCTGACAAAGGAAATGAAACGGCATAAAATACTTCCAGATGATTTTGTCGTAAAAGTATCTGTTCAAGTTTCTGCTGCTAATCCAGTTTCCGCAAAAATGCTAGAAGATATGGGAGCTGATATCATTAATGTACCCACATCACTTACACTCCCTAAACTTGTATCAATTAGGCAGGCCATCGATATTCCTATGGATATATATATAGAAGTACCTGATAACTACGGGGGGTTTTTAAGGTACTATGAAATCCCAGAAATCATTAGAGTGTTATCTCCTGTATATATTAAATTTGGATTGAAAAATCATCCAGATGTCTATCCATCTGGAAAGCACCTAAATGATATTAATATTAATTTATGTAAGGAACGGGTATATCTTGCGTTGATTGGCATGCAGATGATTCATCGTTATTATCCTGATGCAAAAATGTCAAATGTCGGTGTTGACGATTTAGGAGTTCCGTTAGTTCAACCTAAGTTCAACATAAAATAA
- a CDS encoding S41 family peptidase, protein MLNDSQIKEMINKAITLIELNYVIEEKKDKIIDGLRKNLENGDYYRISDDDLLTKKITDDLFKLSDDKHLYIRTLSKRGNEKKLSYEEWLKQEREEEIRGNFGFSEVKIIEENIGYLRIKKFMNPDRGIHTAISAMQFIENTNATVIDLRDNGGGYGGLAEFIISYFFNDEPKLLSTTKFKEEDMRIMQAYTHPFVVGKRRLNHKLFIIINEKTGSAAEYFAYVLQANKKAIIVGEKSSGAANRNTFYPLNDTLRISISTGTPIIEATSENWEGVGVIPDIPCDPNNALEKIMSELDENN, encoded by the coding sequence ATGCTCAATGATAGCCAAATTAAAGAAATGATTAATAAAGCTATTACCTTAATAGAATTGAACTATGTAATCGAGGAAAAGAAGGATAAGATAATTGATGGTTTACGGAAAAATCTTGAGAATGGTGACTATTACCGAATATCTGATGATGATTTACTGACAAAGAAAATAACAGATGATTTATTTAAACTCAGTGACGATAAACATCTATATATTAGAACTTTATCCAAGCGAGGTAATGAAAAAAAATTAAGCTACGAAGAATGGTTAAAACAGGAGAGAGAAGAGGAGATTAGAGGTAATTTTGGCTTTTCAGAGGTAAAAATTATCGAAGAAAACATTGGTTATTTAAGGATTAAAAAATTTATGAACCCAGACCGTGGTATTCATACTGCCATTTCTGCAATGCAATTTATTGAAAACACGAATGCAACAGTGATTGATCTTAGAGACAATGGTGGTGGATATGGCGGACTGGCTGAGTTTATCATAAGCTATTTTTTCAACGACGAGCCAAAGCTTCTTTCAACTACAAAGTTTAAAGAAGAGGATATGAGGATAATGCAAGCATATACACATCCTTTTGTAGTAGGAAAAAGGAGACTGAATCATAAATTATTTATTATCATTAATGAAAAGACAGGTTCAGCGGCAGAATACTTTGCATATGTTCTTCAGGCAAATAAGAAGGCAATTATTGTAGGGGAAAAATCATCTGGAGCAGCTAACAGAAATACTTTCTATCCACTAAATGATACATTAAGAATATCTATATCTACTGGTACGCCCATTATCGAAGCGACAAGTGAAAATTGGGAAGGGGTAGGAGTAATACCTGATATCCCATGTGATCCTAATAATGCATTAGAGAAGATTATGTCTGAGCTAGATGAGAATAATTAA
- a CDS encoding PTS ascorbate transporter subunit IIC has product MTDLIMNDILGTPEILVGLFALLGLLLQRKSAADTVSGTLKTIMGFVILGIGAGVLISSLDFFSQMFETAFNIRGVIPNNEAIVAVAQQTFGTETAMIMLFGMVANIAIARLTPFKFIFLTGHHTLFMACMIAVILSTGGMSGIPLVVTGSIILGALMVFFPAILQPYMREITGNDDIALGHFGSFGYFVSGTIGKYFGNKEKTTEDIKVPKSLGFLRDTSVAVSLTMAILFIIVALFAGSTYIETELSDGTNFILFSIMQAITFAAGVYVVLAGVRMLLAEIVPAFKGIADKIVPNAKPALDAPIVFPFAPNAVIIGFLFSFAAGLGSMFLLPAFGLALIVPGLVPHFFTGAAAGVFGNAMGGRRGAILGAITNGILISFLPALLLPVLGSLGFEGTTFGDSDFGIVGILMGWIVSLFS; this is encoded by the coding sequence ATGACCGATCTAATTATGAATGACATATTAGGAACACCAGAAATCCTGGTAGGTCTATTCGCTCTTCTTGGGTTACTTTTGCAAAGGAAAAGCGCTGCAGACACTGTTTCCGGCACATTAAAAACGATTATGGGGTTTGTTATTTTAGGAATCGGCGCAGGAGTCCTTATTTCCTCACTTGATTTCTTTTCACAAATGTTTGAAACGGCTTTTAATATCCGGGGTGTCATCCCAAATAATGAAGCAATTGTAGCCGTTGCTCAACAAACATTCGGCACGGAAACAGCAATGATTATGCTCTTTGGAATGGTAGCCAACATTGCCATTGCTCGTCTTACTCCATTTAAGTTTATTTTCTTAACGGGTCACCATACTTTGTTTATGGCATGTATGATCGCGGTCATTTTAAGCACGGGTGGGATGAGTGGAATTCCACTAGTGGTAACAGGGTCTATTATACTTGGAGCTTTAATGGTATTCTTTCCTGCTATTCTACAACCCTATATGAGAGAGATTACAGGAAATGATGACATCGCCCTTGGACACTTTGGGTCATTTGGATACTTTGTCTCAGGAACAATTGGTAAGTACTTTGGAAACAAAGAAAAAACAACGGAAGACATTAAAGTACCAAAATCACTAGGTTTCTTGCGTGATACTTCTGTTGCCGTATCCTTAACAATGGCGATTCTATTCATCATCGTCGCACTCTTTGCTGGATCAACGTATATTGAAACAGAATTAAGTGATGGCACGAACTTTATTCTCTTCTCAATCATGCAAGCTATTACCTTTGCAGCTGGAGTTTATGTAGTATTGGCCGGTGTTCGTATGCTTCTTGCTGAAATCGTACCAGCGTTTAAAGGCATTGCAGACAAAATCGTACCCAATGCCAAGCCAGCTCTAGATGCACCCATCGTTTTCCCATTTGCACCGAATGCCGTCATCATCGGTTTCCTATTTAGCTTCGCGGCAGGCCTTGGCAGCATGTTTCTCCTCCCTGCTTTTGGATTAGCACTAATCGTACCGGGGCTTGTCCCCCATTTCTTTACAGGAGCAGCTGCCGGCGTATTTGGTAATGCTATGGGAGGACGACGAGGAGCTATACTTGGAGCAATCACCAATGGAATCTTAATTAGCTTCTTACCCGCTCTCCTCCTTCCTGTTCTTGGCTCACTAGGATTCGAAGGAACCACATTTGGCGACTCCGACTTTGGTATTGTGGGAATTTTAATGGGCTGGATTGTAAGCTTGTTTTCCTAA
- a CDS encoding GntR family transcriptional regulator, which translates to MKGITFQRPLYEQVYEDIKDNILTGKLAPGSRIVSAKLAEHYQISRTPLREALRQLQIEGLLENDKAGLYVVKIDADDFEELCDCRLYLEKEVIRLVVDDAGDEHLEAIERLLSYSEKVIKDEGNNHKEILELNARFHKLVIDCCSNKRLIQLVNQIRSVLLIYRGMILQDETHNLEIFKEHLTIFHCIKDRNKEKAVEAIEMHLTNDKLRGNKMLKKGRKETSNGSM; encoded by the coding sequence TTGAAAGGAATTACTTTTCAACGGCCTTTGTACGAGCAGGTTTATGAAGATATTAAAGACAACATTTTGACAGGCAAATTGGCGCCGGGATCGAGAATTGTTTCGGCCAAGCTTGCTGAACATTATCAAATCAGCCGCACACCTCTCAGAGAGGCATTGCGACAGCTGCAGATAGAAGGATTGCTGGAAAACGATAAGGCAGGGTTATATGTAGTAAAGATTGATGCTGATGATTTTGAGGAGCTATGCGACTGCAGGTTGTACCTGGAGAAGGAAGTGATTCGCCTTGTCGTAGACGATGCGGGTGACGAACATCTGGAGGCTATTGAAAGACTATTATCTTACTCGGAAAAAGTCATCAAGGACGAAGGCAACAACCATAAAGAAATTCTGGAATTGAATGCCAGATTCCACAAACTGGTTATTGATTGCTGTTCAAATAAGAGGCTGATTCAGCTGGTCAATCAGATCCGGTCGGTTCTTCTGATTTATAGAGGCATGATTCTCCAGGACGAGACCCACAACTTGGAAATTTTTAAAGAGCATTTAACGATCTTCCACTGTATTAAAGACCGTAACAAGGAGAAGGCAGTCGAGGCGATTGAGATGCATCTCACAAACGACAAGCTACGGGGGAATAAGATGCTTAAGAAGGGAAGAAAAGAGACTTCCAATGGAAGTATGTAA